In Fusarium verticillioides 7600 chromosome 4, whole genome shotgun sequence, the following proteins share a genomic window:
- a CDS encoding hypothetical protein (At least one base has a quality score < 10) has product MRNPLAVRASSLDGQDAPREIYGFRPYLLAISASWASAMYGYDSAFIGGTLSLPSFQRTYGLDTASASAKANLSSNIVSTFQGGAFFGCASSFLVAERFGRRPTLILAAIIFSIGAALQMIGRLDCLYVGRALTGWGVGSSAMILPIYVSECSPALIRGRLVGTFEVMLQAALVCGFWVNYGVNKNISPEGNMQWHVPVAVQFVPAGLLVIFMIPMIESPRWLVSKGKLEDARKNLSWVRNLPQDHAYINREMSMIEVAIEHEMSSTGQRGNWRQIFSELFQPGVRGRIVLSCGLVSFQNFTGINAINYYSPTIFKSIGFTGTSVGLLATGIFGIVKMAATMLYAAFLVDKLGRRPLLLIGGVGSGIAMFYLAGYSKVSGSFEHIPPMDAGAKTAVAMVYIYALFYGMSWNGIPWLFTSEIIPNRVRTLGMAFCICVQWVTQFIVVHSLPHMVIGITYGTFLFFGACTVLAIIFAWLFIPETKGVQLEDMDLLFGPDVPILASRARDNYLQGIAARALEEQDEGEMKATEIEHV; this is encoded by the exons ATGCGCAATCCATTGGCAGTAAGGGCTTCGTCGCTTGACGGTCAAGACGCTCCTCGCGAGATCTATGGGTTCCGGCCTTATCTCCTTGCCATCTCGGCATCATGGGCTT CTGCTATGTACGGGTACGACAGCGCTTTCATTGGAGGTACTCTCAGTCTACCCTCCTTTCAGCGAACCTACGGTCTAGACACAGCAAGTGCCTCTGCGAAAGCAAATCTGTCGTCCAATATCGTATCGACCTTCCAAGGCGGTGCTTTCTTTGGATGTGCATcaagcttccttgtcgcTGAACGCTTTGGCCGTCGTCCGACCCTTATTCTCGCCGCTATAATCTTCTCCATTGGTGCGGCCCTTCAAATGATTGGCCGACTCGACTGTCTGTATGTAGGTCGCGCACTTACAGGTTGGGGCGTTGGGTCCAGTGCAATGATCCTCCCAATCTATGTGTCTGAATGCTCACCTGCCCTGATCCGTGGACGACTGGTCGGGACATTCGAAGTCATGCTTCAGGCTGCATTGGTCTGTGGATTCTGGGTCAACTACGGTGTCAATAAGAACATCAGTCCAGAAGGTAATATGCAATGGCACGTTCCTGTCGCTGTTCAGTTTGTGCCAGCTGGCCTGTTGGTCATCTTCATGATACCCATGATTGAGTCACCTCGATGGTTGGTCTCCAAAGGCAAACTTGAAGACGCCAGGAAGAATCTCAGTTGGGTTCGCAACCTACCTCAAGATCATGCCTACATTAACCGAGAGATGTCCATGATTGAGGTGGCCATTGAACATGAGATGTCATCGACAGGACAGAGAGGTAATTGGCGCCAGATATTCTCAGAGCTTTTCCAGCCTGGAGTTCGTGGTAGGATAGTCTTGTCTTGCGGACTTGTGTCCTTTCAAAACTTCACAGG TATAAATGCCATAAACTACTACTCCCCGaccatcttcaagtccatCGGATTCACTGGTACCTCTGTTGGCCTGCTCGCCACCGGCATTTTTGGCATCGTGAAGATGGCTGCTACCATGCTCTATGCTGCATTCTTGGTCGACAAGCTAGGACGAAGACCGCTACTACTGATAGGTGGCGTCGGCTCTGGTATCGCAATGTTCTACCTGGCTGGCTACTCCAAGGTGTCAGGATCGTTTGAACACATTCCACCGATGGATGCGGGAGCGAAAACTGCCGTGGCGATGGTATACATATATGCTTTGTTTTATGGTATGAGCTGGAATGGAATCCCATGGCTCTTCACGTCCGAGATCATCCCAAACAGAGTCCGTACTCTTGGAATGGCGTTCTGTATCTGTGTTCAGTGGGTGACTCAGTTCATTGTGGTCCACAGCTTGCCGCACATGGTGATTGG TATCACTTATGGaaccttcctcttcttcggtgCTTGCACTGTTCTCGCAATCATCTTTGCGTGGCTGTTTATCCCAGAGACAAAGGGCGTACAGCTGGAGGACATGGATCTGCTCTTCGGACCTGACGTGCCCATTCTCGCGTCTCGGGCGAGGGATAACTATCTACAGGGCATCGCTGCGAGGGCCTtagaagagcaagatgagggGGAAATGAAGGCAACTGAGATTGAACATGTTTAA
- a CDS encoding xyloglucanase, protein MKLLTLLAASASVAQAALKWQNVRFGGGGGFVPGIEFHPTAKGVAYARTDIGGLYRLNADDSWTPLTDSTGVDATWSRWGIDALALDPSNPNKVLTAAGLYTNSWDPNKGAIGISNDKGATWSFTELPFKVGGNMPGRGMGERLAVDPKNSNIIYFGARSGNGLWKSTDGGKSFSKVTSFTNVGTYIADPSDSSGYNSDIQGLSFVTFDSTSSLVNGATSRIFVGVADTKTASLYVTTDAGKTWKPVDGQPVKYLPHKGQFSPKEKALYLSYSNGGGPYDGTAGAVYRYDIAANTWKDITPPGDIYFGFGGLALDRQKPGTLVVASLNSWYPDAQFFRSTDSGKTWSTLWNYNAQGNLDLHYSISTPKAPWIYKNFISVDTKKLGWMVEALAIDPFDSNHWLYGTGLTLYGGHDLTKWDTVHNITIESLADGIEETAVLDVKSAPGGSELLAAVGDDSGFTFASKSVLSKSPLSAWDNPMFTTSTSADYAGKKVGNVVRAGNSDSNPQVALSSDGGKSWKLHGAAEQGPKGGSISYSANGDTIVWSPENQGVLRSQNEGSFASVSSLPNGALVASDKQDNDYFYGASGSKFYVSNNTASSFSTGGSLDGANSVKDIAAHPTKAGEVWVSTDAGIFRSTDYGSAFSKIGGLSKTEQIALGKGSGSNWNVYAFGTGSAGRKLYGSSDLGKTWTDLQGSMGFGAADSAKLAGSGNEAGLVYVGTNGRGVFWGQGTI, encoded by the exons ATGAAGTTGCTCACTCTTCTCGCTGCTTCGGCAAGCGTCGCGCAAGCTGCTCTTAAATGGCAGAATGTCCGTTTTGGCGGTGGAGGCGGCTTCGTTCCTGGCATTGAGTTTCATCCTACTGCCAAGGGCGTTGCATATGCGAGAACTGACATCGGTGGACTTTACCGTCTCAATGCGGATGACTCTTGGACGCCGCTGACTGATAGCACTGGTGTTGATGCCACATG GAGCCGTTGGGGTATCGATGCTTTGGCCCTTGATCCAAGTAACCCTAACAAGGTTCTCACTGCTGCTGGATTGTACACAAACTCATG GGATCCCAACAAGGGAGCTATCGGTATCAGCAATGACAAAGGCGCCACTTGGTCCTTCACCGAGCTCCCCTTCAAGGTAGGCGGTAACATGCCCGGCCGCGGTATGGGCGAGCGTCTCGCCGTTGACCCCAAGaactccaacatcatctaTTTCGGAGCCCGGAGCGGCAACGGCCTCTGGAAGAGTACGGATGGTGGCAAgagcttctccaaagtcACATCGTTCACCAACGTCGGCACTTACATTGCCGATCCGAGTGATAGCTCTGGATACAACAGTGACATTCAGGGTTTGTCCTTTGTCACATTTGACTCTACCTCATCTCTTGTCAATGGAGCTACGTCGCGCATCTTTGTCGGTGTTGCTGATACAAAGACTGCTTCTTTGTATGTCACCACTGATGCGGGTAAGACGTGGAAGCCCGTGGACGGCCAGCCTGTGAAGTATCTTCCCCACAAAGGTCAGTTCTCACCAAAGGAGAAGGCTTTGTACCTTTCTTACAGCAATGGTGGTGGACCTTATGATGGTACTGCTGGTGCGGTTTATCGCTACGATATTGCCGCCAACACTTGGAAGGATATCACCCCACCTGGAGATATCTACTTCGGctttggtggtcttgccCTCGACCGCCAGAAACCGGGTACTCTTGTCGTTGCCTCACTCAACTCTTGGTATCCCGATGCCCAGTTCTTCCGATCAACTGACTCTGGCAAGACCTGGTCTACGCTCTGGAACTACAACGCCCAGGGCAACCTCGACCTCCACTACAGCATCTCTACACCAAAGGCACCTTGGATATACAAGAACTTCATTTCCGttgataccaagaagctggGTTGGATGGTTGAAGCTTTGGCCATTGATCCCTTTGACAGCAACCACTGGTTGTACGGCACTGGTCTGACACTCTACGGTGGCCATGATCTCACCAAGTGGGACACCGTTCACAACATCACTATTGAGTCTCTTGCCGACGGTATCGAGGAGACCGCAGTTCTCGACGTCAAGTCTGCACCCGGAGGAAGTGAGCTTCTTGCGGCCGTCGGCGATGACAGCGGTTTCACCTTTGCGTCCAAGAGCGTTCTTAGCAAATCTCCACTCTCAGCCTGGGACAACCCAATGTTCACGACATCTACTAGTGCTGACTAcgctggcaagaaggttggcAATGTTGTCCGAGCTGGAAATAGCGACAGCAACCCTCAAGTTGCGCTATCATCCGACGGCGGTAAGTCGTGGAAACTTCATGGGGCGGCTGAGCAAGGCCCCAAGGGAGGTTCCATCTCCTACTCTGCGAATGGAGATACAATTGTTTGGTCTCCCGAGAACCAAGGTGTCTTGAGGTCTCAGAACGAAGGCAGCTTCGCTTCTGTCTCCAGTCTTCCGAACGGCGCTCTCGTTGCTAGTGATAAACAAGACAATGACTACTTTTACGGTGCATCAGGGTCAAAGTTCTACGTCTCCAACAACACagcttccagcttctccactGGTGGATCTCTCGACGGAGCAAATtctgtcaaagacatcgccGCTCATCCTACCAAGGCGGGCGAGGTCTGGGTCTCTACAGACGCTGGTATCTTCCGCAGCACAGACTACGGCAGCGCATTCTCAAAGATTGGCGGTCTTAGCAAGACTGAGCAGATTGCTCTCGGTAAAGGCTCTGGAAGCAACTGGAATGTGTACGCTTTCGGAACAGGGTCTGCGGGCCGCAAGTTATATGGCAGCTCTGATCTTGGCAAGACTTGGACTGATCTCCAGGGTTCCATGGGCTTTGGTGCTGCGGACAGTGCTAAGCTGGCTGGAAGTGGCAACGAGGCGGGATTGGTCTATGTTGGAACCAATGGGCGTGGCGTCTTCTGGGGCCAGGGAACTATCTGA
- a CDS encoding cutinase codes for MRVSFILSFLLAGATAFPTASSNKKRAVAAQDVNLLEARDLLNRNDIEDGDSSSCPPAILIYARGSTEPGNLGITVGPILAEAMQLAIPDIWIQGVGGPYTADLAPNFLPEGTTDASIDEAKRLFQMAYDKCPDTPVVTAGYRQVILFIDLLQGTVVVGYALSELQIAVQNQVVGAALFGYTKNEQLGGRIPNYPTDKTKIFCLPTDLVCDGTLFILPAHFLYGADAAGPGPEFLVGQINE; via the exons ATGCGTGTCTCATTCATCCTTTCCTTCCTCCTGGCTGGTGCTACAGCCTTCCCAACAGCGTCCTCAAACAAAAAGAGAGCCGTTGCTGCCCAAGATGTCAACCTACTTGAAGCCCGAGACCTTCTCAACCGCAATGATATTGAGGATGGGGATTCCTCCAGTTGTCCCCCAGCAATTCTGATCTATGCGCGTGGTAGCACAGAACCTGGCAACCTT GGAATCACGGTTGGGCCGATCCTCGCAGAGGCCATGCAGCTCGCTATCCCAGACATCTGGATACAAGGTGTTGGTGGGCCCTATACGGCTGATCTCGCGCCCAACTTTCTTCCGGAGGGGACTACTGATGCCTCCATTGATGAAGCTAAAAGGCTGTTCCAAATGGCCTACGATAAGTGCCCAGATACGCCCGTCGTGACGGCTGGTTATAGGCAAGtaatcctcttcatcgattTACT TCAAGGCACGGTTGTCGTCGGATATGCACTCAGCGAACTTCAAATCGCCGTCCAGAACCAGGTTGTTGGAGCTGCCTTGTTTGGATATACCAAGAACGAGCAGCTTGGGGGCCGTATTCCGAACTATCCTACGGACAAAACCAAGATCTTCTGTCTGCCTACGGATCTAGTGTGTGACGGAACTTTGTTCATTCTTCCTGCTCATTTTCTATACGGTGCAGATGCGGCGGGTCCAGGTCCGGAATTCCTGGTTGGACAGATTAATGAGTAG
- a CDS encoding hypothetical protein (At least one base has a quality score < 10), protein MSSSSQVLPPGIGPSEHRQFFDELAKVVGDENISRDASTGALIGPHQQQSYGDPYALVNQDQHLPSGAVRPASVEEVQQVLRLANRFKVPLWTISRGRNLGYGDSAPAVAGSVVLDLHRMNRIVEVNEADAYAIVEPGVSFFDLYEEIKRRDLALWPSCAAIGWGSVVGNTLDHGFGYTPDGVHTEAQCGMEVVLPTGELLRTGMGAMADSRLFPLYKAGFGPSVDGLFYQSNLGVVTKLGIHITPAPEAYTACELSVPNEGDLPQLVELLANLQRRGVVTNHPSISNVFRQAILSPDDAVKAKLAPHFGPGKAVPESVLDELKSFHGWGFWKAEFGLQGDADVVPALESSLRRAITKIPGAQLEVKHFGGIAGKFLRGHEVGTKSVPHSGVPTLEPLTLMDYRLAQGSGHTDFAPVVPTSGPGLLEWYLSAKEMVSAAKLDFFADFHAYSRYIIPIVLVVYAPEEKERVKELGQKLIDDAVRRGLTTYRTHVEFMDQIRGHFSFNGHALAKLVDSFKAMMDPNGILSPGKSGIGRTK, encoded by the exons atgtcttcctcatctcaagTCCTTCCCCCAGGCATTGGACCTTCCGAACATCGCCAATTCTTCGATGAGCTTGCCAAAGTTGTTGGCGACGAAAATATCTCGCGGGATGCATCAACGGGCGCCTTGATTGgccctcatcagcagcagagctaCGGCGATCCATACGCCCTCGTCAATCAAGATCAGCACTTACCTAGTGGTGCCGTTCGACCAGCGTCTGTAGAGGAGGTACAGCAAGTTCTCCGACTGGCAAACCGATTCAAAGTCCCTCTTTGGACGATATCACGCGGTAGAAACCTTGGCTATGGTGACTCGGCACCTGCTGTGGCAGGGAGCGTGGTCCTTGACTTGCATCGAATGAACCGCATAGTGGAGGTCAACGAGGCCGATGCGTACGCTATTGTGGAACCGGGtgtctctttctttgacCTCTACGAAGAGATCAAACGGCGGGACCTCGCGCTCTGGCCCTCTTGTGCCGCCATCGGATGGGGGTCTGTCGTTGGCAACACGCTGGACCATGGCTTCGGTTATACTCCTGACGGCGTGCACACAGAAGCGCAGTGCGGCATGGAAGTCGTCCTTCCTACAGGCGAACTGTTGCGTACTGGCATGGGTGCCATGGCTGACAGTCGGCTGTTCCCTCTCTACAAAGC CGGATTCGGGCCAAGCGTAGATGGTCTTTTCTACCAATCCAATCTAG GCGTGGTGACTAAACTAGGCATCCATATTACCCCAGCACCCGAGGCGTACACCGCTTGTGAGCTGAGCGTGCCAAACGAGGGAGATCTCCCTCAGCTCGTAGAACTCCTTGCGAATCTACAACGACGAGGCGTGGTCACCAATCACCCCTCCATTTCTAATGTTTTTCGCCAGGCTATCCTGTCGCCGGACGATGCTGTTAAAGCAAAACTGGCACCGCATTTTGGCCCTGGCAAGGCCGTGCCGGAGAGCGTACTGGATGAGCTAAAGTCATTTCATGGCTGGGGATTCTGGAAAGCCGAGTTCGGTCTTCAAGGCGACGCAGATGTGGTGCCGGCCCTGGAGAGCTCACTGCGCCGAGCCATCACAAAGATCCCCGGAGCCCAGCTTGAAGTAAAGCACTTTGGTGGTATCGCAGGCAAATTCCTTCGAGGACATGAAGTCGGGACGAAGTCTGTACCCCATAGTGGCGTTCCGACGCTGGAGCCGCTGACCCTGATGGACTACCGCCTGGCGCAGGGAAGCGGGCACACAGACTTCGCCCCAGTCGTCCCTACCTCAGGCCCAGGATTGCTAGAATGGTACCTATCAGCGAAGGAGATGGTCTCTGCGGCAAAGCTGGACTTCTTCGCCGATTTCCACGCCTACTCTCGGTACATCATTCCGATTGTCTTGGTTGTATATGCccctgaggagaaggagcgGGTAAAGGAACTCGGCCAGAAACTCATTGATGATGCCGTCCGTCGTGGGCTCACTACATATAGAACTCACGTTGAATTTATGGATCAAATCAGAGGTCACTTCTCATTCAACGGACATGCCCTTGCCAAGCTCGTTGATAGCttcaaggccatgatggatcCCAATGGGATTTTGTCACCTGGCAAATCGGGTATTGGGAGAACTAAGTAA